In Leptotrichia sp. oral taxon 221, the DNA window TTACTAAGCATTATTCCATCTGGTTTTTGTCTCAATATTTCTTTTGCTGGAGTATCATGTGGCATTACAACAACATCACAATCTCTCGAATTTAATTCTCTTAAAATTCCTGATTTCATTCCTAAATCTAATAATACAACTCTCATTCCTCTACCTGAAGAAAGAAAAGCTTTTTTTGTTGAAACCTGCTCGATTTGATTAGTCGGTAAAGAATTGTTTTTTAAATAGTCAACAACTTCTTGAGGATCTTTATCTGCGCTAACGATAATCCCTTTAATTGTTCCATGCTCTCTAATTTTTTTTGTCAAACTACGTGTATCAACACCTGAAATTCCTGGTATATTTAAGTCTTTCAAAATCTCATCTAATGTAAATTCATTTCTGAAATTAGAAGGTTTTTTACATATTTCACGAGTTATAATACCTTTTATGCTAGGATTAATAGTTTCATAATCATCTCTATTTATCCCATAATTCCCTATTAATGGATATGTAAATGTAATAATCTGTCCATTATATGAAGGATCTGAAATTGTTTCTTGATAACCAGTCATCGCAGTATTAAAAACTACTTCACCAGCCATTTCTACATCTGCTCCAAACCCGTATCCTTTGTATACACTACCATCTTCTAAAACTAACTGTTTATCCAATGAGTACATAATAATTTACCTCCTCTATTTTTGTAATGCATTTTTATCTAAAATTTAAAAATTTTATCTCATTTTTATATCCAATTTTACCAAAAATATTGTTATTTCCGAAAAAATTGTAAAATTTTTTTACTAAAAAATATTTCTATTCTTTAGTAATTTTTTTTTTTTATCATTCTCTTAAATCTTCTAATTATACCCTTTTTAAAAAATTTTTTCAAGTCCAAATCTCAAAAAACACATTAATTTTTTATTAAATATAAATTTTACAAAAAAAACTGTTTCATAAAAATCACATCATTCGTTCTAAAATCAATTTTCATCAATCTGAAAATTCTTTCTAATAAATGATATCAAATTCATAAAACAGTTATCTTAAATACCAGAATTTTCTAATATTCAATTCATACTCTATATCAATATTTCATATCAAGAAAATCCCATTTCTATTATGCTTCTGTAACAATATTTATCAATTCTTCTATAGTTTTTTCTCCAACAGACGCCTTTTCTCCATTGATGTAAACTACTGGTACACCTTGAATATTTTTTTCAGAAACTTCTTGCGTATAAACTCCTCCATCAATCAATGAAGTTGTAATATTGCTATTTCCCATAGAAATAACATTCAATGCTTGAATTACTTCTGGACATTTCGTACATGAAAGTGAAACATAAGTTTCAATATTCAACGGTTTGTTTATTGCTTGAACTCTAGCTAATTGATCACCTTCTAATTTTTTACCCATTCCAGCCAATCCTAAAATCGCCAAAATAAAGCTATTAAACTCATGTCCTCCAGGAAT includes these proteins:
- the carA gene encoding glutamine-hydrolyzing carbamoyl-phosphate synthase small subunit; its protein translation is MYSLDKQLVLEDGSVYKGYGFGADVEMAGEVVFNTAMTGYQETISDPSYNGQIITFTYPLIGNYGINRDDYETINPSIKGIITREICKKPSNFRNEFTLDEILKDLNIPGISGVDTRSLTKKIREHGTIKGIIVSADKDPQEVVDYLKNNSLPTNQIEQVSTKKAFLSSGRGMRVVLLDLGMKSGILRELNSRDCDVVVMPHDTPAKEILRQKPDGIMLSNGPGDPIDVPETIAIIRELIGKVPIFGICMGHQLISLACGAKTYKLPFGHRGANQPVLNLLTGKVDITAQNHGYAVDIDSLKDTELELTHIAVNDKTCEGVRHKKYPVFSVQYHPEASPGPHDPNYLFDEFIENMKKNSTKKSIY
- a CDS encoding thioredoxin family protein, producing the protein MALLDSNIVEQLKGYFNNINGNIEMVAFLDESDKSKELDSFLQEVDGISSKVNYTKKTFGEDIELEKSYNITRPISFTLLKDGEKSGINFNGIPGGHEFNSFILAILGLAGMGKKLEGDQLARVQAINKPLNIETYVSLSCTKCPEVIQALNVISMGNSNITTSLIDGGVYTQEVSEKNIQGVPVVYINGEKASVGEKTIEELINIVTEA